In Hemicordylus capensis ecotype Gifberg chromosome 13, rHemCap1.1.pri, whole genome shotgun sequence, a single window of DNA contains:
- the LOC128336537 gene encoding acyl-coenzyme A synthetase ACSM3, mitochondrial-like isoform X1 encodes MFSALFGAKPYLTAARDLTRLQLLNNISETQVTVRPAACEQCTEDKDLWKAPAMARLGVLRKACPLRSLWTLSLAPARPFSTCHLAAAAQNFSDYKSIREQYKPEVPEYFNFAKDVVDMWAKAEKEGRRPANPALWWVGDQADEVKWSFEELARESKKAAVVLSEQCGLQQGDRVIVILSRIPEWWLLNVACIRTGTVLIPGTTQLTAKDILHRVQTSRAKCIITDQVLAPAVDTIASKCQSLESKLLVSKEDKEGWVNFSSLLNLAHADHSCVATRSHDPMSVYFTSGTTGAPKMTEHSHCSHGIGLGINGRYWLDLTPSDVIWNTSDTGWAKSAWSSVFAPWIQGACVFVHELPRFEATPVLETLSRFPITTFCSAPTAYRMLIHQDFTSYTFCSLKHCVTAGEPMNPEVIEQWKTKTGLDIYEGYGQTETLLFPSPSSLEQVLVCGTFKGMKIKPGSMGKPSPAYDTQIIDEDANILPPGKEGDIAIRVKPTRPFCLFTQYTGDPEKTASTLRGSFYLTGDRGIKDEDGYFWFVGRGDDVINSAGYRIGPFEVESALIEHPAVVESAVVSSPDPLRGEKHWLRSSRTMSRRSLPPTSIRERWSLCPIYQRPSVGKSDAMNCARRNGRKLKTICRFTSKELALRTAAVECFAVIWASVGNI; translated from the exons ATGTTTTCTGCTTTGTTTGGAGCAAAACCATATCTCACAGCAGCACGGGACCTCACCAGGCTGCAGCTCCTGAATAACATCTCAGAAACTCAAGTGACAGTGAG ACCAGCGGCTTGTGAACAATGTACTGAAGATAAGGACCTGTGGAAGGCCCCCGCAATGGCTCGTCTTGGCGTGTTACGGAAGGCCTGTCCCCTCCGGTCTCTGTGGACCCTCAGCCTCGCTCCTGCCAGACCCTTCAGCACGTGtcacctggcagcagcagctcagaatTTTTCTGATTATAAGTCCATACGAGAACAGTATAAGCCGGAAGTGCCAGAGTACTTCAACTTTGCAAAAGACGTGGTGGACATGTGGGCCAAGGCAGAGAAG GAAGGGAGACGGCCTGCAAACCCAGCTCTGTGGTGGGTCGGTGACCAAGCCGATGAAGTGAAATGGAGCTTTGAGGAGCTGGCACGTGAGTCCAAGAAAGCCGCTGTTGTGCTTTCTGAACAATGTGGCTTGCAGCAGGGCGATCGTGTTATAGTGATCCTCTCGCGGATTCCAGAATGGTGGCTCTTGAACGTGGCTTGTATACGAACAG GAACGGTCCTCATTCCCGGGACCACACAGCTGACAGCAAAAGACATCCTCCACAGAGTGCAGACATCAAGGGCCAAATGTATCATTACTGACCAGGTTTTGGCCCCAGCTGTAGATACAATCGCTTCAAAATGCCAGTCTTTGGAATCCAAATTACTTGTGTCGAAAGAGGACAAGGAAGGCTGGGTAAACTTCAGCAGCTTGTTGAA CTTGGCTCATGCGGATCACAgctgtgtggccaccaggagcCACGATCCAATGTCTGTCTATTTCACCAGTGGAACTACAGGTGCTCCAAAAATGACTGAGCATTCCCATTGCAGCCATGGAATCGGACTGGGCATCAACGGAAG GTATTGGCTTGATTTGACCCCCTCGGATGTAATTTGGAACACTTCAGACACAGGCTGGGCGAAATCGGCGTGGAGTAGCGTATTTGCCCCATGGATCCAGGGggcgtgtgtgtttgtgcatgagCTGCCACGCTTTGAGGCCACACCTGTCCTGGAA ACTTTGTCCAGGTTTCCCATAACAACTTTCTGTTCTGCTCCAACTGCTTATCGGATGCTTATCCATCAGGATTTCACCAG TTATACATTCTGCAGTCTGAAGCACTGTGTGACTGCAGGGGAACCCATGAACCCGGAAGTGATAGAGCAATGGAAAACCAAAACAGGGCTGGATATCTACGAAGGCTACGGGCAGACCGAAACG CTGctctttccttccccttcctctttggaGCAGGTGCTGGTTTGTGGGACTTTCAAGGGGATGAAGATTAAGCCAGGATCAATGGGGAAGCCTTCTCCAGCCTATGACACTCAG ATAATAGATGAGGACGCCAATATCTTGCCTCCCGGGAAAGAAGGAGATATTGCTATCCGAGTAAAACCTACACGGCCATTCTGTCTTTTCACTCAATACACG GGTGACCCAGAGAAAACAGCTTCAACCTTGCGTGGCAGTTTCTATCTCACTGGGGACAGAGGGATCAAGGATGAAGATGGCTACTTCTGGTTTGTAGGAAGAGGCGATGATGTCATCAATTCCGCCGG GTACCGCATTGGGCCCTTTGAAGTGGAAAGTGCATTGATAGAACATCCCGCCGTAGTCGAATCGGCTGTTGTCAGCAGCCCCGATCCCCTCCGAGGCGAG AAGCACTGGTTGAGGAGCTCCAGGACCATGTCAAGAAGGTCACTGCCCCCTACAAGTATCCGAGAAAG GTGGAGTTTGTGCCCCATTTACCAAAGACCGTCAGTGGGAAAATCCGACGCAATGAATTGCGCAAGAAGGAATGGGAGGAAGCTTAAAACGATCTGCCGGTTTACTTCCAAGGAGCTTGCTTTAAGAACAGCAG CTGTAGAATGCTTTGCCGTGATTTGGGCCTCCGTTGGAAACATTTAG
- the LOC128336537 gene encoding acyl-coenzyme A synthetase ACSM3, mitochondrial-like isoform X2 translates to MFSALFGAKPYLTAARDLTRLQLLNNISETQVTVRPAACEQCTEDKDLWKAPAMARLGVLRKACPLRSLWTLSLAPARPFSTCHLAAAAQNFSDYKSIREQYKPEVPEYFNFAKDVVDMWAKAEKEGRRPANPALWWVGDQADEVKWSFEELARESKKAAVVLSEQCGLQQGDRVIVILSRIPEWWLLNVACIRTGTVLIPGTTQLTAKDILHRVQTSRAKCIITDQVLAPAVDTIASKCQSLESKLLVSKEDKEGWVNFSSLLNLAHADHSCVATRSHDPMSVYFTSGTTGAPKMTEHSHCSHGIGLGINGRYWLDLTPSDVIWNTSDTGWAKSAWSSVFAPWIQGACVFVHELPRFEATPVLETLSRFPITTFCSAPTAYRMLIHQDFTSYTFCSLKHCVTAGEPMNPEVIEQWKTKTGLDIYEGYGQTETLLFPSPSSLEQVLVCGTFKGMKIKPGSMGKPSPAYDTQIIDEDANILPPGKEGDIAIRVKPTRPFCLFTQYTGDPEKTASTLRGSFYLTGDRGIKDEDGYFWFVGRGDDVINSAGYRIGPFEVESALIEHPAVVESAVVSSPDPLRGEVVKAFVVLASDYVSHDPEALVEELQDHVKKVTAPYKYPRKVEFVPHLPKTVSGKIRRNELRKKEWEEA, encoded by the exons ATGTTTTCTGCTTTGTTTGGAGCAAAACCATATCTCACAGCAGCACGGGACCTCACCAGGCTGCAGCTCCTGAATAACATCTCAGAAACTCAAGTGACAGTGAG ACCAGCGGCTTGTGAACAATGTACTGAAGATAAGGACCTGTGGAAGGCCCCCGCAATGGCTCGTCTTGGCGTGTTACGGAAGGCCTGTCCCCTCCGGTCTCTGTGGACCCTCAGCCTCGCTCCTGCCAGACCCTTCAGCACGTGtcacctggcagcagcagctcagaatTTTTCTGATTATAAGTCCATACGAGAACAGTATAAGCCGGAAGTGCCAGAGTACTTCAACTTTGCAAAAGACGTGGTGGACATGTGGGCCAAGGCAGAGAAG GAAGGGAGACGGCCTGCAAACCCAGCTCTGTGGTGGGTCGGTGACCAAGCCGATGAAGTGAAATGGAGCTTTGAGGAGCTGGCACGTGAGTCCAAGAAAGCCGCTGTTGTGCTTTCTGAACAATGTGGCTTGCAGCAGGGCGATCGTGTTATAGTGATCCTCTCGCGGATTCCAGAATGGTGGCTCTTGAACGTGGCTTGTATACGAACAG GAACGGTCCTCATTCCCGGGACCACACAGCTGACAGCAAAAGACATCCTCCACAGAGTGCAGACATCAAGGGCCAAATGTATCATTACTGACCAGGTTTTGGCCCCAGCTGTAGATACAATCGCTTCAAAATGCCAGTCTTTGGAATCCAAATTACTTGTGTCGAAAGAGGACAAGGAAGGCTGGGTAAACTTCAGCAGCTTGTTGAA CTTGGCTCATGCGGATCACAgctgtgtggccaccaggagcCACGATCCAATGTCTGTCTATTTCACCAGTGGAACTACAGGTGCTCCAAAAATGACTGAGCATTCCCATTGCAGCCATGGAATCGGACTGGGCATCAACGGAAG GTATTGGCTTGATTTGACCCCCTCGGATGTAATTTGGAACACTTCAGACACAGGCTGGGCGAAATCGGCGTGGAGTAGCGTATTTGCCCCATGGATCCAGGGggcgtgtgtgtttgtgcatgagCTGCCACGCTTTGAGGCCACACCTGTCCTGGAA ACTTTGTCCAGGTTTCCCATAACAACTTTCTGTTCTGCTCCAACTGCTTATCGGATGCTTATCCATCAGGATTTCACCAG TTATACATTCTGCAGTCTGAAGCACTGTGTGACTGCAGGGGAACCCATGAACCCGGAAGTGATAGAGCAATGGAAAACCAAAACAGGGCTGGATATCTACGAAGGCTACGGGCAGACCGAAACG CTGctctttccttccccttcctctttggaGCAGGTGCTGGTTTGTGGGACTTTCAAGGGGATGAAGATTAAGCCAGGATCAATGGGGAAGCCTTCTCCAGCCTATGACACTCAG ATAATAGATGAGGACGCCAATATCTTGCCTCCCGGGAAAGAAGGAGATATTGCTATCCGAGTAAAACCTACACGGCCATTCTGTCTTTTCACTCAATACACG GGTGACCCAGAGAAAACAGCTTCAACCTTGCGTGGCAGTTTCTATCTCACTGGGGACAGAGGGATCAAGGATGAAGATGGCTACTTCTGGTTTGTAGGAAGAGGCGATGATGTCATCAATTCCGCCGG GTACCGCATTGGGCCCTTTGAAGTGGAAAGTGCATTGATAGAACATCCCGCCGTAGTCGAATCGGCTGTTGTCAGCAGCCCCGATCCCCTCCGAGGCGAG gtTGTGAAAGCCTTTGTCGTTTTGGCATCTGATTATGTTTCCCATGACCCAGAAGCACTGGTTGAGGAGCTCCAGGACCATGTCAAGAAGGTCACTGCCCCCTACAAGTATCCGAGAAAG GTGGAGTTTGTGCCCCATTTACCAAAGACCGTCAGTGGGAAAATCCGACGCAATGAATTGCGCAAGAAGGAATGGGAGGAAGCTTAA
- the ERI2 gene encoding ERI1 exoribonuclease 2 gives MATKRLARQLGIIRRSSKTSLSGQSHSRPKLRQLFDYLIIIDFESTCWNDGRKHYSQEIIEFPAVLLNTSNGETESEFHVYVQPQEHPVLSEFCTQLTGIKQHQVDEGVPLHICLSQFSKWIQRLQKEKNIVCSSAHSSCAASEGRLCAFVTWSDWDLGVCLQYECKRKQLRKPDILNSWIDLRATYKLFYSRKPKGLNGALQDLGIVFAGREHSGLDDSRNTARLAWRMICDGCLMKITKSLDKALPAWNSVARFLSMKPSDGSPLGSNDRAKTSHLEDAKHGEAAPGIKNDSGKKQKLTSVHLHGNTHVASRNPKKADGSGRVESCLTPPTGCLRAPLGYPRPSGCTSLGLWNGLSHGSLSSNSPVLNNGLVLVSTTLPSTTISETDISTSSDCLSMLTDWEDVALIPESQDDQSSGFLQSKDDPNHKGSLTFGESEDMKESNGMEFGSENVGRKPLNMNLSKSALYKTPNTTSTTNKVITPSTFTSIPVFKLPTAKKNVSFTEVLNGKNSTTLSQAPKRKPSSPKSLPPGKKPPFLIYNDKVVPLNPLLFRSSDSYCIPAGILNRSVNLKQSTEMRKVTPPLCKCGRRTRRLNVSNGGPNHGKAFYSCSVKKQEGNRRGCGYFKWESSLLKEKVPLPPAPSAVWPAPPGTSLGPSGPFQRKPLALRPSMRS, from the exons ATGGCGACGAAGCGGCTGGCCAG gCAGCTTGGCATTATCCGAAGGAGTTCCAAAACATCACTTAGTGGCCAAAGTCATAGTAGACCCAAACTGA GGCAGCTGTTTGATTACTTAATCATTATTGACTTTGAGTCTACATGTTGGAATGATGGCAGAAAACATTATAGTCAAGAAATCA TTGAATTTCCAGCAGTTCTGCTAAACACCTCAAACGGAGAGACTGAATCTGAATTCCATGTGTATGTCCAGCCTCAGGAGCATCCAGTACTCTCTGAATTCTGCACCCAGCTAACTGGCATAAAACAG CATCAAGTTGACGAAGGAGTCCCTCTGCATATATGCCTATCTCAGTTTTCTAAATGGATTCAAAGACTACAAAAGGAGAAGAACATTGTTTGCAGTTCAGCTCACTCCAGCTGCGCTGCCTCTGAAGGAAGACTATGTGCTTTTGTGACATGGTCAGACTGGGACCTGGGGGTTTGTCTGCAGTATGAATGTAAAAGGAAACAGCTGCGGAAACCAGACATTTTAAACTCCTGGATTGATCTCAGGGCAACTTACAAGCTCTTTTACTCTCGAAAGCCAAAAGGGTTAAATGGTGCTTTGCAAGACTTGGGGATCGTATTTGCAGGACGGGAGCATTCTGGGCTAGATGATTCTCGGAATACTGCTCGTCTTGCCTGGAGGATGATCTGTGATGGGTGTCTGATGAAGATTACAAAATCTTTGGATAAGGCACTTCCGGCATGGAATTCTGTTGCCAGGTTTTTGAGTATGAAGCCTTCTGATGGCAGCCCATTAGGAAGCAATGATAGGGCAAAAACATCACATCTGGAGGACGCCAAGCATGGTGAGGCTGCCCCTGGGATTAAAAATGACAGTGGAAAAAAACAGAAGTTAACATCTGTGCATTTGCATGGAAATACTCATGTTGCATCAAGAAACCCTAAAAAGGCTGATGGGTCTGGCAGAGTCGAAAGCTGCTTGACCCCACCCACCGGATGCCTCCGTGCCCCTCTTGGCTATCCTCGGCCTTCCGGTTGTACCTCTTTGGGCCTCTGGAATGGACTAAGCCACGGATCTCTGAGTTCTAATTCCCCTGTGCTTAACAACGGACTGGTTCTGGTCTCTACGACTCTTCCTTCCACCACTATTTCTGAGACAGATATAAGCACCTCTTCTGATTGTTTATCAATGCTGACTGACTGGGAGGACGTAGCATTAATACCAGAATCGCAAGATGATCAAAGTTCAGGATTTCTGCAGTCTAAGGATGACCCAAATCACAAAGGTTCATTGACCTTTGGAGAGAGTGAGGATATGAAAGAATCTAATGGGATGGAGTTTGGATCTGAAAATGTTGGGAGAAAGCCTCTGAACATGAACCTCTCCAAGTCTGCTTTGTACAAAACCCCCaatactactagtactactaacAAAGTGATAACCCCAAGTACATTTACAAGTATTCCTGTGTTTAAGCTTCCCACTGCAAAGAAAAATGTGTCTTTCACTGAAGTGTTAAATGGAAAGAATTCCACAACTTTGTCTCAAGCTCCTAAGAGGAAGCCTTCCAGTCCCAAATCTCTTCCGCCTGGGAAAAAGCCACCCTTCTTAATATACAATGATAAAGTTGTGCCTCTCAACCCGCTACTTTTCAGAAGTTCAGATTCATACTGTATACCTGCTGGCATCTTAAACCGTTCTGTCAACTTAAAACAATCTACAGAAATGCGAAAAGTGACCCCTCCTCTGTGCAAGTGTGGTCGAAGAACCAGAAGGCTAAATGTTTCCAACGGAGGCCCAAATCACGGCAAAGCATTCTACAGCTGTTCAGTTAAAAAGCAAGAAGGGAACAGAAGGGGCTGTGGTTATTTCAAGTGGGAGTCTTCGCTTCTGAAGGAGAAAGTCCCTCTGCCTCCTGCCCCGAGTGCTGTATGGCCAGCCCCTCCCGGCACAAGTCTCGGTCCATCTGGACCTTTTCAAAGGAAGCCGTTGGCTCTCCGGCCTTCTATGCGGAGCTAG
- the LOC128336537 gene encoding acyl-coenzyme A synthetase ACSM3, mitochondrial-like isoform X3 codes for MFSALFGAKPYLTAARDLTRLQLLNNISETQVTVRPAACEQCTEDKDLWKAPAMARLGVLRKACPLRSLWTLSLAPARPFSTCHLAAAAQNFSDYKSIREQYKPEVPEYFNFAKDVVDMWAKAEKEGRRPANPALWWVGDQADEVKWSFEELARESKKAAVVLSEQCGLQQGDRVIVILSRIPEWWLLNVACIRTGTVLIPGTTQLTAKDILHRVQTSRAKCIITDQVLAPAVDTIASKCQSLESKLLVSKEDKEGWVNFSSLLNLAHADHSCVATRSHDPMSVYFTSGTTGAPKMTEHSHCSHGIGLGINGRYWLDLTPSDVIWNTSDTGWAKSAWSSVFAPWIQGACVFVHELPRFEATPVLETLSRFPITTFCSAPTAYRMLIHQDFTSYTFCSLKHCVTAGEPMNPEVIEQWKTKTGLDIYEGYGQTETVLVCGTFKGMKIKPGSMGKPSPAYDTQIIDEDANILPPGKEGDIAIRVKPTRPFCLFTQYTGDPEKTASTLRGSFYLTGDRGIKDEDGYFWFVGRGDDVINSAGYRIGPFEVESALIEHPAVVESAVVSSPDPLRGEVVKAFVVLASDYVSHDPEALVEELQDHVKKVTAPYKYPRKVEFVPHLPKTVSGKIRRNELRKKEWEEA; via the exons ATGTTTTCTGCTTTGTTTGGAGCAAAACCATATCTCACAGCAGCACGGGACCTCACCAGGCTGCAGCTCCTGAATAACATCTCAGAAACTCAAGTGACAGTGAG ACCAGCGGCTTGTGAACAATGTACTGAAGATAAGGACCTGTGGAAGGCCCCCGCAATGGCTCGTCTTGGCGTGTTACGGAAGGCCTGTCCCCTCCGGTCTCTGTGGACCCTCAGCCTCGCTCCTGCCAGACCCTTCAGCACGTGtcacctggcagcagcagctcagaatTTTTCTGATTATAAGTCCATACGAGAACAGTATAAGCCGGAAGTGCCAGAGTACTTCAACTTTGCAAAAGACGTGGTGGACATGTGGGCCAAGGCAGAGAAG GAAGGGAGACGGCCTGCAAACCCAGCTCTGTGGTGGGTCGGTGACCAAGCCGATGAAGTGAAATGGAGCTTTGAGGAGCTGGCACGTGAGTCCAAGAAAGCCGCTGTTGTGCTTTCTGAACAATGTGGCTTGCAGCAGGGCGATCGTGTTATAGTGATCCTCTCGCGGATTCCAGAATGGTGGCTCTTGAACGTGGCTTGTATACGAACAG GAACGGTCCTCATTCCCGGGACCACACAGCTGACAGCAAAAGACATCCTCCACAGAGTGCAGACATCAAGGGCCAAATGTATCATTACTGACCAGGTTTTGGCCCCAGCTGTAGATACAATCGCTTCAAAATGCCAGTCTTTGGAATCCAAATTACTTGTGTCGAAAGAGGACAAGGAAGGCTGGGTAAACTTCAGCAGCTTGTTGAA CTTGGCTCATGCGGATCACAgctgtgtggccaccaggagcCACGATCCAATGTCTGTCTATTTCACCAGTGGAACTACAGGTGCTCCAAAAATGACTGAGCATTCCCATTGCAGCCATGGAATCGGACTGGGCATCAACGGAAG GTATTGGCTTGATTTGACCCCCTCGGATGTAATTTGGAACACTTCAGACACAGGCTGGGCGAAATCGGCGTGGAGTAGCGTATTTGCCCCATGGATCCAGGGggcgtgtgtgtttgtgcatgagCTGCCACGCTTTGAGGCCACACCTGTCCTGGAA ACTTTGTCCAGGTTTCCCATAACAACTTTCTGTTCTGCTCCAACTGCTTATCGGATGCTTATCCATCAGGATTTCACCAG TTATACATTCTGCAGTCTGAAGCACTGTGTGACTGCAGGGGAACCCATGAACCCGGAAGTGATAGAGCAATGGAAAACCAAAACAGGGCTGGATATCTACGAAGGCTACGGGCAGACCGAAACG GTGCTGGTTTGTGGGACTTTCAAGGGGATGAAGATTAAGCCAGGATCAATGGGGAAGCCTTCTCCAGCCTATGACACTCAG ATAATAGATGAGGACGCCAATATCTTGCCTCCCGGGAAAGAAGGAGATATTGCTATCCGAGTAAAACCTACACGGCCATTCTGTCTTTTCACTCAATACACG GGTGACCCAGAGAAAACAGCTTCAACCTTGCGTGGCAGTTTCTATCTCACTGGGGACAGAGGGATCAAGGATGAAGATGGCTACTTCTGGTTTGTAGGAAGAGGCGATGATGTCATCAATTCCGCCGG GTACCGCATTGGGCCCTTTGAAGTGGAAAGTGCATTGATAGAACATCCCGCCGTAGTCGAATCGGCTGTTGTCAGCAGCCCCGATCCCCTCCGAGGCGAG gtTGTGAAAGCCTTTGTCGTTTTGGCATCTGATTATGTTTCCCATGACCCAGAAGCACTGGTTGAGGAGCTCCAGGACCATGTCAAGAAGGTCACTGCCCCCTACAAGTATCCGAGAAAG GTGGAGTTTGTGCCCCATTTACCAAAGACCGTCAGTGGGAAAATCCGACGCAATGAATTGCGCAAGAAGGAATGGGAGGAAGCTTAA